In Skermanella sp. TT6, one genomic interval encodes:
- a CDS encoding 2-keto-4-pentenoate hydratase, whose product MLRERHIQAASDLLYQCWQDGRRITALPDEVRPSTRAEGYAIQALLDHRTAGPLFGWKIAATSLAGQAHIAVDGPLAGRLLSERVFGDGARLSLAGNRMRVAEPEFAFRMGHDLVPRTSAYGTDEVLDAVETLHPAIEVPDSRFEDFVRAGAPQLLADDACAHLFVLGAATEAPWRSIDIARHPVQAMVNGGAPLTGGGENVLGDPRIALTWLVNEVSALGIVLKAGQIVTTGTCMTPIPLAPGDAVEADFGALGRVAVQFES is encoded by the coding sequence ATGCTCAGGGAAAGACATATCCAAGCTGCGTCGGATTTGCTGTATCAATGCTGGCAGGACGGTCGCCGCATAACCGCCCTGCCTGACGAAGTGCGCCCGTCCACCCGTGCGGAAGGCTACGCCATCCAGGCCTTGCTGGATCATAGGACCGCCGGGCCCTTGTTCGGTTGGAAGATCGCCGCGACCAGTCTGGCGGGGCAAGCCCATATCGCTGTCGACGGTCCGCTGGCTGGCCGGCTGCTGTCGGAAAGGGTGTTCGGCGACGGCGCCCGGCTCTCGCTGGCGGGAAACCGGATGCGAGTGGCGGAGCCGGAATTCGCCTTCCGCATGGGCCATGACCTCGTCCCGCGAACATCCGCCTATGGCACGGATGAGGTATTGGACGCAGTGGAAACCCTGCATCCCGCGATCGAGGTGCCGGATTCCCGGTTCGAGGATTTCGTCCGTGCCGGCGCGCCGCAACTCCTCGCCGACGATGCCTGCGCCCATCTCTTCGTGCTTGGGGCCGCCACCGAGGCGCCCTGGCGGTCTATCGATATTGCGCGCCATCCCGTTCAGGCCATGGTCAACGGCGGCGCTCCCTTGACCGGCGGTGGCGAGAACGTGCTCGGTGATCCGCGGATCGCCCTGACATGGCTCGTCAACGAGGTGTCAGCGCTGGGTATCGTGCTGAAGGCGGGTCAGATCGTGACCACCGGCACATGCATGACCCCGATTCCGCTGGCTCCCGGTGACGCGGTCGAGGCGGATTTTGGTGCCCTGGGACGGGTTGCGGTCCAATTCGAGTCCTGA
- a CDS encoding urea amidolyase associated protein UAAP2, whose translation MTKQSILSPETAVYRRTVPAGDYWIHVVKAGQVFRIVDLEGNQAADTLFYNAADPAERYSAVDTIREQRNVYLGVGTRLMSTAGNPMLEIVADTVGRHDTLGGACSTESNTVRYALEKKCMHACRDSYLLAVAEHEEFGLTKRDITHNINFFMNVPVTPEGGLTFADGLSGPGQYVEMRACMDVIVLISNCPQLNNPCNAYDPTPIEVVVWDAAA comes from the coding sequence ATGACGAAACAGAGCATCCTTTCCCCCGAGACCGCCGTCTACCGCAGGACCGTCCCCGCCGGCGACTACTGGATCCATGTGGTCAAGGCCGGTCAGGTCTTCCGCATCGTCGACCTGGAAGGGAACCAGGCGGCCGACACCCTCTTCTACAACGCCGCCGACCCGGCCGAGCGCTACAGCGCGGTCGATACCATCCGGGAGCAGCGCAACGTCTATCTCGGCGTCGGCACCCGGCTGATGTCCACGGCCGGCAATCCCATGCTGGAGATCGTCGCCGACACGGTCGGCCGCCACGACACGCTGGGCGGAGCCTGCTCGACCGAGTCCAACACCGTCCGCTACGCGCTGGAGAAGAAGTGCATGCATGCCTGCCGCGACAGCTACCTGCTGGCGGTGGCCGAGCACGAGGAGTTCGGGCTGACCAAGCGGGACATCACCCACAACATCAACTTCTTCATGAACGTGCCGGTCACCCCGGAAGGCGGGCTGACCTTCGCCGACGGCCTCAGCGGGCCGGGCCAGTATGTGGAGATGCGGGCCTGCATGGACGTGATCGTCCTGATCTCCAACTGTCCGCAGCTCAACAATCCCTGCAACGCCTACGACCCGACGCCGATCGAAGTGGTGGTCTGGGACGCGGCGGCATAA
- a CDS encoding urea amidolyase associated protein UAAP1 yields the protein MATVRPDLLYQDQIDGGKHWSFTLRRGTILRLIDREGGANVGMLFYNPANLLERYNAPDTLKCQHTFKLTAGHCLYSDMGRVFCSIVEDTAGWHDTVCGNSTKSLVAERWGRRSYQEYRNDWTQNGHDSFLVEAAKYGLGRRDLAANVNWFSKVRTEQDGTLVFDPEGARAGAHVDLRFDMDTLVLFHTCPHPMNPAAEYPRKPVSYELRRGDPAAEDDPCRTSRPENGRGFANNHLYHLCG from the coding sequence ATGGCGACCGTTCGCCCCGACCTGTTGTATCAAGACCAAATCGATGGCGGCAAACACTGGTCGTTCACGCTCCGGCGCGGCACGATCCTGCGCCTGATCGACCGCGAGGGCGGCGCCAATGTCGGCATGCTGTTCTACAATCCCGCCAACCTGCTGGAGCGATACAACGCGCCCGACACGCTGAAGTGCCAGCACACCTTCAAGCTGACCGCCGGACACTGCCTCTATTCCGACATGGGGCGGGTCTTCTGCTCCATCGTCGAGGACACCGCCGGCTGGCACGACACCGTCTGCGGCAATTCCACCAAGTCCCTGGTGGCGGAGCGCTGGGGCCGCAGGAGCTACCAGGAATACCGCAACGACTGGACCCAGAACGGCCATGACAGCTTCTTGGTCGAGGCGGCCAAGTACGGCCTGGGCCGGCGCGACCTGGCGGCCAACGTCAACTGGTTCAGCAAGGTCCGCACCGAGCAGGACGGCACCCTGGTCTTCGATCCCGAGGGTGCCCGCGCAGGGGCCCACGTGGACCTGCGGTTCGACATGGACACGCTGGTGCTGTTCCACACCTGCCCGCACCCCATGAACCCGGCGGCGGAATACCCGCGCAAGCCCGTCTCGTACGAACTCCGTCGCGGCGATCCGGCGGCAGAGGACGATCCCTGCCGCACCAGCCGCCCCGAGAACGGACGCGGCTTCGCGAACAACCACCTCTACCACCTGTGCGGCTGA
- the uca gene encoding urea carboxylase, with product MFSKVLIANRGEIACRVIRTLDRMGIASVAVHSEPDSHSLHVAMAGEAVCIGPAAVSESYLDAGRILEAARATGAQAIHPGYGFLSENPGFAEACAEAGIAFIGPTPDQMRAFGLKHTARRLAAESGVPLSPGSGLLAGAGEALEAAARIGYPVMIKSTAGGGGIGMQLCREPSQLAGMFEAVSRLSRNNFKESGVYLEKFVEHARHIEVQIFGDGRGTVVALGERDCSAQRRNQKVIEETPAPHLSDAQRQALFDAAERLGKAVGYRSAGTVEFIHDAEAGEFYFLEVNTRLQVEHGVTEEVTGIDLVEWMIRQAAGEALPLAEHARRAEGASIQVRVYAEDPGRAFRPSAGILTRAEFPGDARVETWVERGTEVTPFYDPLLAKIIVRGTDRADAIAKLRTALDACRLDGIETNLGYLRQIAADPAFAEGGFTTRYLETVAYRARSIEVVAPGTLTSVQDHPGRVGYWEVGVPPSGPMDPLAFRLGNRLLGNPEGTAGLELTVSGPTLKFNADALVCLAGAAMPATLDGAAVPFWRPVAVPAGSTLRVGAATGAGCRAYLLVRGGIDVPEYLGSRSTFTLGKFGGHGGRALMPGDVLHVGNEAAGEAGTIDPALVPDYGHAWEIGVLYGPHGAPDFFTETDIATFFAADWEVHYNSSRTGVRLIGPKPDWARKDGGEAGLHPSNIHDNAYAVGTVDFTGDMPVILGPDGPSLGGFVCPATIVQAELWKIGQLRPGDTVRFRRLTAAEAAGLEDAQDAEVATLRPVDRAALPPRRGTGPDEAVLHRLAAVPGGEDVVYRRSGDRYLLVEYGPLVLDLTLRFRVHALQRHLEGLGLAGILDLTPGIRSLQVHYDSRVLAIEDLLDRLVAAERELPAIDDLEVPTRIVHLPLSWDDEATRLAISKYMQSVRADAPWCPSNIEFIRRINGLDGVEAVKEILFGASYLVMGLGDVYLGAPVATPVDPRHRLVTTKYNPARTWTPENAVGIGGAYLCVYGMEGPGGYQFVGRTCQMWNTYRSTAEFPPGKSWLLRHFDQIRFHPVTHDELMAFRADFLQGRASLRITEETFRLRDYRRFLEENRDSIEAFKARQQAAFEEERARWEASGENLVIERNDSDPIPLEHADMPDGGEAIASPVSGSIWKVAGAAGTAVKAGDVLVIVESMKMEIAVPAPADGTLVEIRCAEGQAVSLGQPLAVFLPAA from the coding sequence ATGTTCAGCAAAGTCCTGATCGCCAACCGCGGCGAGATCGCCTGCCGCGTCATCCGCACGCTCGACCGGATGGGCATCGCCTCGGTCGCGGTCCATTCCGAGCCCGACTCCCATTCCCTGCACGTGGCCATGGCCGGCGAGGCGGTCTGCATCGGCCCGGCCGCGGTGTCGGAAAGCTATCTCGACGCCGGCCGCATCCTGGAGGCGGCCCGGGCGACCGGCGCGCAGGCGATCCACCCCGGCTACGGCTTCCTGTCGGAGAACCCGGGATTCGCCGAGGCCTGCGCCGAGGCCGGCATCGCCTTCATCGGCCCGACGCCGGACCAGATGCGCGCCTTCGGCCTGAAGCACACCGCCCGCCGGCTGGCGGCGGAGAGCGGCGTTCCGCTGTCGCCCGGCAGCGGGCTGCTGGCCGGCGCCGGGGAGGCGCTGGAGGCGGCGGCCCGCATCGGCTATCCCGTGATGATCAAGAGCACGGCCGGCGGCGGCGGCATCGGCATGCAGCTCTGCCGCGAGCCGTCGCAGCTGGCCGGGATGTTCGAGGCGGTGTCGCGGCTGTCGCGCAACAACTTCAAGGAGTCCGGGGTCTACCTAGAGAAGTTCGTCGAGCACGCGCGCCACATCGAGGTGCAGATCTTCGGCGACGGGCGCGGCACCGTGGTGGCCCTGGGCGAGCGGGACTGCTCGGCCCAGCGGCGGAACCAGAAGGTGATCGAGGAAACGCCGGCCCCCCATCTCTCCGACGCGCAGCGCCAAGCCCTGTTCGACGCGGCGGAGCGGCTGGGGAAGGCGGTCGGCTACCGGTCCGCCGGGACGGTGGAATTCATCCACGACGCTGAGGCCGGGGAGTTCTATTTCCTGGAGGTGAACACCCGGCTCCAGGTCGAGCACGGTGTGACGGAGGAGGTGACCGGCATCGACCTGGTGGAATGGATGATCCGCCAAGCCGCCGGCGAGGCGCTTCCGCTGGCGGAACACGCGCGACGGGCCGAAGGCGCCTCCATCCAGGTGCGGGTCTATGCCGAGGACCCCGGCCGCGCCTTCCGCCCGTCGGCGGGCATCCTGACCCGGGCGGAATTCCCCGGGGATGCCCGGGTGGAGACCTGGGTCGAGCGCGGCACCGAGGTGACGCCGTTCTACGATCCGCTGCTGGCCAAGATCATCGTGCGCGGCACCGACCGCGCCGACGCCATCGCGAAGCTGCGGACGGCGCTCGACGCCTGCCGGCTCGACGGGATCGAGACCAACCTGGGATACCTGCGCCAGATCGCCGCCGACCCGGCTTTCGCGGAAGGCGGCTTCACCACCCGCTACCTGGAGACCGTGGCCTACCGGGCGCGCTCCATCGAGGTGGTGGCGCCCGGCACGCTGACCAGCGTCCAGGACCATCCCGGCCGGGTCGGCTACTGGGAGGTCGGCGTGCCGCCGTCCGGTCCCATGGACCCGCTGGCCTTCCGGCTGGGCAACCGGCTGCTGGGCAACCCGGAGGGAACGGCCGGGCTGGAGCTGACGGTTTCCGGGCCAACGCTGAAGTTCAACGCGGACGCGCTGGTCTGCCTGGCAGGGGCCGCCATGCCGGCGACCCTCGACGGCGCCGCCGTGCCGTTCTGGCGGCCGGTCGCCGTGCCGGCCGGCTCGACGCTCCGCGTCGGGGCGGCGACCGGCGCGGGATGCCGGGCCTATCTGCTGGTCCGGGGCGGCATCGACGTGCCCGAATACCTGGGCAGCCGGTCCACCTTCACCCTCGGCAAGTTCGGCGGCCATGGCGGCCGGGCGCTGATGCCCGGCGACGTGCTCCATGTCGGGAACGAGGCGGCTGGGGAAGCCGGGACGATCGATCCGGCCCTGGTGCCGGACTACGGCCATGCCTGGGAGATCGGCGTGCTGTACGGCCCCCACGGGGCGCCGGACTTCTTCACCGAAACCGACATCGCGACCTTCTTCGCCGCGGACTGGGAGGTCCATTACAATTCCAGCCGCACGGGGGTGCGCCTGATCGGCCCCAAGCCGGACTGGGCGCGGAAGGACGGCGGCGAGGCGGGGCTTCACCCCTCCAACATCCACGACAACGCCTATGCTGTCGGCACCGTCGATTTCACCGGCGACATGCCGGTGATCCTGGGGCCGGACGGGCCGAGCCTGGGCGGCTTCGTCTGCCCGGCCACCATCGTCCAGGCCGAGCTGTGGAAGATCGGCCAGCTCCGGCCGGGCGACACGGTCCGCTTCCGCCGGCTGACCGCGGCCGAGGCGGCCGGCCTGGAGGACGCGCAGGACGCCGAAGTCGCGACGCTCCGGCCGGTGGACCGGGCCGCCCTGCCGCCGCGGCGGGGCACCGGGCCGGACGAGGCCGTGCTGCACCGGCTTGCCGCCGTTCCGGGCGGGGAGGACGTGGTCTACCGGCGCTCGGGCGACCGCTACCTGCTGGTGGAGTACGGGCCGCTTGTGCTGGACCTGACCCTGCGGTTCCGGGTCCACGCGCTCCAGCGGCATCTGGAAGGTCTCGGGCTGGCCGGCATCCTGGACCTCACCCCGGGCATCCGCTCGCTCCAGGTCCACTACGACAGCCGGGTGCTGGCGATCGAAGACCTGCTGGACCGGCTGGTCGCGGCGGAGCGGGAGCTTCCCGCGATCGACGACCTGGAGGTTCCGACCCGGATCGTCCACCTGCCGCTGTCGTGGGACGACGAGGCGACCCGGCTCGCGATCTCGAAATACATGCAGTCGGTCCGGGCCGACGCCCCCTGGTGCCCGAGCAACATCGAGTTCATCCGCCGGATCAACGGGCTGGACGGCGTCGAGGCGGTCAAGGAGATCCTGTTCGGCGCCAGCTACCTGGTGATGGGGCTGGGCGACGTCTATCTGGGGGCGCCCGTCGCGACCCCGGTCGATCCGCGCCACCGGCTGGTCACCACCAAGTACAACCCCGCCCGCACCTGGACGCCGGAGAACGCGGTCGGCATCGGCGGCGCCTATCTCTGCGTCTACGGGATGGAGGGGCCGGGCGGCTACCAGTTCGTCGGCCGCACCTGCCAGATGTGGAATACCTACCGGAGCACGGCCGAGTTCCCGCCGGGCAAGTCCTGGCTGCTGCGCCACTTCGACCAGATCCGCTTCCACCCCGTCACCCACGACGAACTGATGGCCTTCCGGGCCGATTTCCTCCAGGGGCGGGCGTCGCTGAGGATTACCGAGGAGACCTTCCGCCTGCGCGACTACCGGCGCTTCCTGGAGGAAAACCGGGACTCGATCGAGGCCTTCAAGGCCCGGCAGCAGGCCGCCTTCGAGGAGGAGCGCGCCCGGTGGGAGGCTTCGGGCGAGAACCTGGTGATCGAAAGAAACGACTCTGACCCCATTCCGCTGGAGCATGCGGACATGCCCGACGGGGGCGAGGCCATCGCCAGCCCGGTGTCGGGAAGCATCTGGAAGGTGGCCGGAGCGGCCGGGACGGCCGTCAAGGCCGGCGACGTCCTGGTCATCGTCGAATCCATGAAGATGGAGATCGCGGTCCCCGCCCCCGCCGACGGCACCCTGGTCGAGATCCGGTGCGCCGAGGGGCAGGCCGTCTCGCTGGGCCAGCCGCTCGCCGTCTTCCTCCCCGCAGCATGA